One Desmodus rotundus isolate HL8 chromosome 4, HLdesRot8A.1, whole genome shotgun sequence DNA segment encodes these proteins:
- the HNRNPDL gene encoding heterogeneous nuclear ribonucleoprotein D-like, whose translation MEVPPRLSHVPPPLFPTAPATLASRSLSHWRPRAPRQLAPLLPSLAPSSARQGARRAQRHVTSQQPSRLAGGAAIKGGRRRRPDLFRRHFKPSSIQRSAAAAAAATRATRQHLPADNSATMEDVNEYSNIEEFAEGSKINASKNQQDDGKMFIGGLSWDTSKKDLTEYLSRFGEVVDCTIKTDPVTGRSRGFGFVLFKDAASVDKVLELKEHKLDGKLIDPKRAKALKGKEPPKKVFVGGLSPDTSEEQIKEYFGAFGEIENIELPMDTKTNERRGFCFITYTDEEPVKKLLESRYHQIGSGKCEIKVAQPKEVYRQQQQQQKGGRGAAAGGRGGARGRGRGQGQNWNQGFNNYYDQGYGNYNSAYGGDQNYSGYGGYDYTGYNYGNYGYGQGYADYSGQQSTYGKASRGGGNHQNNYQPY comes from the exons ATGGAGGTCCCGCCCCGGCTTTCCCATGTGCCGCCGCCATTGTTCCCCACTGCTCCCGCTACTTTAGCCTCCCGCAGTCTCTCCCATTGGCGGCCACGAGCGCCGCGGCAGCTCGCCCCACTACTCCCTTCGCTCGCTCCCAGCTCCGCCCGACAGGGGGCGCGCCGAGCCCAGCGCCACGTcacctcccagcagccctcccgATTGGCGGGCGGGGCGGCTATAAAGGGAGGGCGCAGGCGGCGCCCGGATCTCTTCCGCCGCCATTTTAAACCCAGCTCCATACAACGCtctgccgccgctgctgctgccgcGACTCGAGCCACGCGCCAGCACCTCCCGGCCGACAACTCCGCCACCATGGAGGACGTGAACGAGTACAGCAACATAGAGGAATTTGCAGAGGGATCCAAGATCAACGCGAGCAAGAATCAGCAGGATGACGG taaaatgtttattggagGCTTGAGCTGGGATACAAGCAAGAAAGATCTGACTGAGTATTTGTCTCGGTTTGGAGAAGTTGTGGACTGCACAATTAAAACAGATCCAGTCACTGGAAGATCAAGAGGATTTGGATTTGTGCTTTTCAAAGATGCTGCTAGTGTTGATAAG GTTTTGGAACTGAAGGAACACAAACTGGATGGCAAATTGATAGACCCTAAAAGGGCCAAAGCTTTAAAAGGGAAGGAACCCCCGAAAAAGGTTTTTGTGGGTGGATTGAGCCCAGATACTTCGGAAGaacaaattaaagaatattttggaGCCTTTGGTGAG ATTGAAAATATTGAACTTCCCATGgatacaaaaacaaatgaaaggagaggtttttgttttatcaCATATACAGATGAGGAACCCGTAAAGAAATTGTTAGAAAGCAGATATCATCAAATTGGTTCTGGGAAG TGTGAAATCAAAGTTGCCCAACCCAAAGAGGTATATaggcagcaacagcagcaacaaaaaggaggaagaggtgcTGCAGCTGGTGGACGAGGTGGTGCTAGGGGTCGTGGCCGAG GTCAGGGCCAAAACTGGAACCAAGGATTTAATAACTATTATGATCAAGGATATGGAAATTACAATAGTGCCTATGGTGGTGATCAAAACTATAGTGGCTATGGCGGCTATGATTATACTGGGTATAACTATGGGAACTATGGATATGGACAGGGATATGCAGACTACAGTG GCCAACAGAGCACTTATGGCAAGGCATCTCGAGGGGGTGGCAATCACCAAAACAATTATCAGCCATACTAA